Proteins from a single region of Amblyomma americanum isolate KBUSLIRL-KWMA chromosome 10, ASM5285725v1, whole genome shotgun sequence:
- the LOC144108049 gene encoding uncharacterized protein LOC144108049, translated as MAWSRHGGSLNRPNSRRFQCPNCDYATAQHTDLKKHERTHTGERPYQCSHCSQSFARCDNLKVHLRTHTGEKPYQCTHCSKSFRGKSNLNTHLRTHTGEKPHHCHLCPMSFIRKKDRDRHAQDHIREKPFNEVAGDKMHQLQVSIHPLYFASVRSLLDALEIRRAQPHPLRSVTLTVERPFQCSHCSQRFVKRDYLRRHLRIHTGERPYQCVHCSRSFSQRSILTRHLRVHTGERPYHCHVCPMTFPHKSSLDRHVKIYNHEKPDK; from the exons ATGGCTTGGAGCAGGCATGGCGGCTCACTTAATAGACCGAATTCACGACGGTTCCAGTGCCCCAATTGTGATTATGCCACTGCTCAGCACACTGACTTGAAGAAACACGAGAGGACACACACAGGAGAGCGCCCCTATCAGTGCAGTCACTGCAGCCAAAGTTTTGCAAGGTGTGACAACCTGAAAGtgcaccttcgcacccacacaggcgagaagccgtACCAGTGCACgcattgcagcaagagcttcagggGGAAGAGCAATCTCAACACACAtcttcgcacccacacaggcgagaagccccACCATTGCCACCTTTGCCCAATGTCCTTCATAAGGAAGAAGGACCGAGATCGTCATGCGCAAGACCACATTCGTGAAAAACCATTCAA CGAAGTGGCTGGCGACAAGATGCACCAGCTCCAGGTTTCTATACACCCGCTCTACTTTGCTTCGGTGCGTAGCCTGTTGGATGCACTGGAAATCAGAAGAGCacagccacaccccttgc GCTCTGTCACACTCACCGTAGAGCGCCCCTTTCAGTGCAGCCATTGCAGCCAACGCTTTGTAAAGCGTGATTACCTGAGGAGGCACCTTCGCATCCATACGGGCGAGAGGCCGTACCAGTGTGTGCACTGCAGCAGGAGCTTCTCGCAGAGGAGCATCTTGACGAGGCATCTTCGCGTCCACACAGGAGAGAGACCATACCACTGTCATGTTTGCCCTATGACTTTCCCACACAAGTCGAGCCTAGATCGTCATGTGAAAATCTACAATCATGAGAAGCCTGACAAGTGA